Within the Armatimonadota bacterium genome, the region CGCCTTGCGAGGCATGCTCCGGGAGGGAAATACCCGATCAGTGCCATCTCGCCGGAGTCCGGCAGGGTCTGAGAGGTCTCCCGCGAGTCCGGGCAGAACATTACAGACAGGAAGTACACGGAGGCCGGGCGATTTGTGCGGAGTCTATCCCTACGTAGAACTGGTTGCGGCGGGAACGATCGGCATCACGGTAGCCGATTCGGTTCTCGAGCACCGCTGGAACAAGGAGACCTCAGTCGCCGTGCTCGAGGATCGAACACGATCGGCGCAGGGAGTACTGGGAGCAGACTCGCTCGTCATCGGCATTCATCGCACTGACGAATGGTATACACCCGAGGGTCCTGGGACGCGCCAGCCGGAGATACGCGTGTTCGTCGGGAACGAGGCCGGTCGCCGCGCTTGTTCACTGAATGACCTGCTTGGAACGTCCGAGGAGCATCTCGGCACCCGCACGGTGCTGTTGGGCCTGGACGGGTCAACCGACTCGGCCAGAGGTCCCGACGCGCACAGACTGACGACTCTCAACTCGAGCGCCTGGGAGGTCGCCGCAGCGATCAGGGGCATCCCCATTTCCTTGTTCCTTCCGGGGCTGCTCTGTCTCGATGCGGTTGATCTGCTGGAGAGACTTTCCCCGGGCCGCGGGTGCCTGTTTGCATCGGCCGCCGCAGACGGGCGAGGTTCGCCCGCACGCGCCGCCGTGTCCGCGATAGACGCGCTTGGGATCACCAAGGGTAGGCCTCGCACCCGTTCCGCCCTGCTGCTGGTGGGACTCGGCGGCGGGATCACGCTTCAGGACCTCTACGATGCCGCCGACCGGCTGGACACCATGGGCGTGGCCCCGATGCTCGCGGCCTGGTGCGAGGACTCCGATCCTCTGAGTGCGACCGCATGCGCCTATGCGCTGAAGGAATGACAGCCCGCTTGGAGCGAACCGCTAGGCACGCTCGATGAACTCAAGCGGCACCTCATCCGTCAGCCAGACGCCGTTCTCAGAGAGGTAGAAGACATAGCCCGCCTTCCACATCTCCCCGGCGCGGATGCGGAGCACGGAGGGCTTGCCGTGCCGGCTGCCGACCTTTCTCGCCGTTTCCTCGTCCGGTGACAGATGGACGTGTCTGCGGGACCCGGGGTTCACGCCCGACGCGAGGATAGACTCAACGTAGTGCTGAGTCGTGCCGTGGAAGAGAATCTCCGGCGGCTCGCGCGGCTCGAGCTGCAGGTCAACCTCGATCGAGTGGCCCTGTGCGGCCCTGATCCGCCGCCCGTCCTCGCTCACCACGAACCGCTTCTTGTCGTTGCGGGCGACGACTTCGTCAACGATCTCGCGGGTCAGAGTGCGGCCTCCGGCGTTCGCGCAGGATATCAGCTCATCCACTTCGGCCCAGCCGTTCGCGTCCACTGAGAGCCCGATGCACTCCGGATCGTGCCGGAGCACGAAGCTCATGAACTTGCTTACTCGCTTGACTTCCTTTTCGCTAAGCACTTACGGTCCCTCCGACGGCGGCACTCGGTGTAGCACCCTGGAGCCCTGCATGCGGACAACCGCGGTCGCGTCCGCCCGGTTACGCCGGAGCCAGAGGCCCTCCTCCCCGGGCAGGATCTTCACGATATCCTTGTACGCGGATTCCTGCTCGCCGAGCAGCACCGCGTCCGCGTACCAGAGAAGGGCGAGCGAGTCGGTCGGGTATTCGTTGTCGTCGGTCGGTACGCCGGCCACAGCGCACTTCAGGGCTTCCCGCGTCTGCTCCATGTCGGCCCGGACGAGGCCCGGGTAGTCGGCCGTTGCCGCCCGATATCTTCCCCGTGAGTACCGGAGTACGAGTGGGATTCGCGGAGTGTCGGAGCAGTAGGCATTGTCGAACTCCTCGAAGCAGTCGTCACGCATGACGATCTCCTTCAGTCCGTCGCCGTCCAGGTCCCTGACCCCCTCGATGTACCCTCTGCCAGCGTCAACGTAGGCCAGCAGCCCGAACTTCGGGTAGAAACGGCACACGAAGTACTCGCTCCTCCCGCGAGCGCCGCCGCCCTCCGACTCGATTACCGCTTCCGCGCGGCCGTCACCGTCGAGGTCGGTCGCGTGATAGAGCCCGCCCGGGTTGAAGACCAGTCCGGGCCTCGCGAGATGCACTCGGCCCGAAGAGTCGGACACGATGACGTTCGCGGTCTTCGCATCCTCCGGCATCTCGCGGTCGAAGACCGTAAGTATCAGGTACGTGCCGATGCTCCTCGCCGAAGTGCAGCACCATCCGTCCTTGAAGCGCTTTTCCAGCGACTTTTTCACCGGCTCGGGCAGCCTCGCCGACTTGATGAGGTGGGTGCCGTGCGCCTCCATAGGGTCGAACTCGGTATCGCTCTGGTACTCCCTGGTCTTCCGAAACGTGCCGGCCGTCTTGTCCCAGGAGTACGCGGACACGATATACGTCACCAGTTCATGGGTGGACTGTCCCTTCTCCGGGGCGACGCCGTCGGCGACGATGAGTTCCGGGGCGGCGGACGGATCGGGCCGGGCTACCCGTGTCTGTCCGAGGTAGAGGTCCGACAGGCTCATGACGCGCTTCCACTCCCAGTCGGAGACGTGCTTGTGCACCTGCAGGCTCAGGCTGCGGTTGAAGTCGCTCCTCCAGGCGGTGATTATCTCGTCCGAGCCGTCCATATCGAGGTCGGCGGCGGTCACCCAGGGCCGTCCCCTCTGCACGACCGACTCCGACTCCCTTGTCGCGTCATCGTTCAGGACGGAGTAATGGTAGTATTCGCCGTCGCAGGCTATCGCAAACGCGAGGCCTTGCGAGAACATGTCGTCGCGGCCGAGCGCGAGCACGAGCCACGGGCTCCGAGGATCGCCGGCCAGGCAGGTGCGCATTACGCGAAGCGGTGGGATCTTCGGGTCGAGAAACTCGCGCTTCGACTCGGCCTTGCTGAAGGCGATGCACCGGACCTCGTCGCGCAGCATCCTGTCGAGCGCGTCCATTTCGTTGATGCGCGCCTTCAGGTCGAGTTCCGGGTGGTGAATCTCGAGCCATCTGAGGACCGACTCGTAGACCTCGCCCCTGTTCACCTCGGGGAAGACCGTCAAGATGGACCGGCTGACCGCATCCCCCTGCTGGCGGGTCAGTTCGATCTCCGAGGGACGATGCATCTCGCGATGCACGGCGCGCTTGCCCGCGGACCAGGTCGAGTCAACCACCCGGCTGAACGGCGGGTAGAACTGGTACAGGCCGAGCGGCGTCCATGTGATGATGATCGCCACGATCCAACCGATCCACCCGGACAGCCGCGAGGATCGTTCCTCCGCGGGGTCAGCGTCATCCGAAGCCTCGTCACGTCTCCTGCTGACGAACCACCAGACGAACCATGCCGGAATGGTTTCGAGAAGATCGAAGAACGCCCCTGCCAGGCGAGCGAGAACCTTCGGGATCGTGCCCGGTTCGTAAGGCCGCCGTTCTTCGTCGTCCTCTTCGCCTCTGTTTCGGTCGTTCGTCTCGTTCACCGCTCCCTCCGCCGCCCGAGGCGGCATTCGCGGATGCTCAGACCGCCCACCATTCCTTCCGCCGCGGATCGCGGAGTTCCTGCGCCACGAGCGAAGACCAGGGCGCGAGGTGCATCGCGGCGTCCAGCCTCTGAGCGGCCTCGGCGCGCATCCCTATGCCTTCTAGCGCACGGCCGTGCTTGATCAGGGACAAGGCGAGTGTCTCCAGCCTGTCCTCGAGAAGCGCCTGATCGTTCCATTCCGGTGCCGTGCGTTCCCTCTTGTGAAACCGGTCCAGTTCGTCTCTCACGCGGGCGATGCTCTCCTCGACCTTCTCTTCTTCGCAGAACTCGGCCATCTCGCGGTTGGACTTCAGGTACGCCCTACAGAGCGGACCCGAATAGCGGAAGAGCAGGAAGGCGAATACCGCCAGACCCGCAACCCCGCCCCAACCGATCCAGCGCATCGTCGTCTGCCACGTGTAGGCGTGGTTCATGAGCGGCTGGGGGCTGTCGGTCCCGAAGACGGTGATCATCGGACCCTCGACTGAGCCCTGCTCGACGGCCTGCCGGACGAACAGCGCGAACCCCGGTTGCCCGAGCATCCGCCTCAGATAGCGGATGGCCAGACCGTCCCCTACCAGTTCCTTGCCGTGTTCAGCAGACCTCAAGTCGAAGAGCACTTGTATCATGTCGGAGTCCGAGTCGTAGCCGTTCTCGCCGAACAGGACGCGCAGCAGGCCGGTGTTCCGGTCGGAGGCGTAGAGCGCCAGGCCTTCGCAGAACCACTCCGGCAGGTCTCCGAGACTCGAGTCCGCACAGGAGTTCACATAGGCATGCGCCAGTTCGTGGGAGACGACTTCGCGGACTTCCGACGAAGACAGCCCCTCGCTGCAGACAGCGATGCAGCAGCGCCACCTGGTGACGCCCAGCGTACTCGTCGAGAAGTTCCGGAGGATCGAAGACGGCATGGCGTCCCGTCGGGAATAGACCCTCAGGATCGCGCCGCCTGCCGGGGGCGGAATCCCTATGCCGTCTCTCAGCTTCACGATCGCAACATCGTTGGACCCGGCGAACGAGACCACGCTCAGATGCTCGTAAGGGTTGGTCTTCGTAGAAATGAAGGCATGCATCTCGTCGAGCAACTTGCCGATCCGGTTATCGCCGCTCTGAGCGCGATAGGCCTCGTCCAGCCGCAGCAGCATTCTTTCGAC harbors:
- a CDS encoding RNA 2'-phosphotransferase; translated protein: MLSEKEVKRVSKFMSFVLRHDPECIGLSVDANGWAEVDELISCANAGGRTLTREIVDEVVARNDKKRFVVSEDGRRIRAAQGHSIEVDLQLEPREPPEILFHGTTQHYVESILASGVNPGSRRHVHLSPDEETARKVGSRHGKPSVLRIRAGEMWKAGYVFYLSENGVWLTDEVPLEFIERA